A window of the Desulfovibrio sp. Fe33 genome harbors these coding sequences:
- a CDS encoding 4Fe-4S ferredoxin produces the protein MNLSQLSSIIDDWMAVPGNNSLGPGLSLPAFDTPLVGCAAGDDPLFDFLKRDIGAEFYWTPEEAFALAFPEAGADGSDLSVVSWVLPQTRNTRQAHGLNKELPSIEWSRARHYGEMVNEALRRFVVRSFEGEGVLACAPALLPMWTRAESSKYGFASTWSERHTAHVCGLGTFGLSDGLITARGKAIRVGSVVVQAQLAPTPRTYTHHNEWCLFHAKGKCRACIKRCPAGAISEKGHDKVKCKAYIRTITAAHVEEHQLGFRVNSCGLCQVRVPCESRNPTAVKSE, from the coding sequence ATGAATCTCAGCCAACTTTCTTCCATCATTGACGATTGGATGGCCGTTCCCGGGAACAACTCCCTCGGGCCGGGCCTGTCGCTGCCCGCTTTCGACACCCCGCTGGTCGGATGCGCCGCCGGTGACGATCCCCTTTTCGATTTTCTCAAGCGGGACATCGGGGCGGAGTTCTACTGGACCCCGGAGGAAGCCTTCGCCCTGGCTTTCCCCGAGGCCGGAGCCGACGGCTCCGATCTCAGCGTGGTGTCCTGGGTCCTGCCGCAGACGCGGAACACCCGTCAGGCGCACGGCCTCAACAAGGAGTTGCCGAGCATCGAATGGAGCCGCGCCCGCCATTATGGCGAGATGGTCAACGAGGCGTTGCGCCGGTTCGTGGTCCGGTCCTTCGAAGGGGAAGGGGTGCTCGCCTGCGCGCCCGCGCTGCTGCCCATGTGGACAAGGGCGGAATCCTCCAAGTACGGGTTTGCCTCCACCTGGTCGGAGCGGCACACGGCCCATGTGTGCGGGTTGGGAACCTTCGGCCTGTCCGACGGCCTCATCACGGCCAGGGGCAAGGCGATCCGCGTCGGGTCGGTCGTCGTGCAGGCGCAGCTGGCCCCCACGCCCCGGACCTACACCCACCACAACGAATGGTGTCTTTTTCACGCCAAGGGGAAATGCCGGGCGTGCATCAAGCGGTGTCCGGCCGGAGCCATCTCCGAAAAGGGCCATGACAAGGTCAAGTGCAAGGCCTACATCCGCACCATCACGGCCGCGCACGTGGAAGAGCATCAGCTCGGTTTCCGCGTGAACAGTTGCGGCCTGTGCCAGGTCAGGGTGCCGTGCGAGAGCAGGAACCCCACGGCCGTAAAATCGGAATAG
- a CDS encoding TatD family hydrolase — MGKTNRPEPESLELPRVGVDSHAHLDLEDFDEDREELIRRALDSGVSRIINVFLGPDAYERGRGLFDAHPEISFLMGVHPNDADQLTDEIEERMRGHFAADPRLKGVGEIGLDYYWDRVTPEVQKEAFVRQLHMAHELSQPVVIHSRDANGDTVDILEAEGFRDYPLLWHCFGAGMELAERIVANGWHISIPGTVTFRKLSDDVQAAVARIPFERLLVETDCPYLAPEPWRGKRNHPALSVFTARRVAQIKGRPVEDVWRIAGENARRFFGL, encoded by the coding sequence ATGGGAAAGACCAATCGTCCGGAACCCGAATCGTTGGAGTTGCCCCGGGTAGGGGTGGACTCTCACGCCCACCTGGACCTAGAGGATTTTGACGAAGACCGTGAAGAACTCATCCGCCGCGCCCTTGATTCGGGCGTGAGCCGGATCATCAACGTTTTTCTCGGCCCGGACGCCTATGAACGCGGGCGCGGCCTTTTCGACGCCCACCCGGAAATCAGTTTCCTGATGGGCGTGCATCCCAACGACGCGGACCAGCTCACCGACGAGATCGAGGAGCGGATGCGCGGCCATTTCGCGGCGGACCCGCGCCTCAAGGGCGTGGGCGAGATAGGTCTGGACTACTATTGGGACCGCGTGACGCCCGAGGTGCAGAAAGAGGCCTTCGTCAGGCAGCTTCACATGGCCCACGAACTGTCGCAGCCTGTGGTCATCCACTCGCGCGACGCCAACGGCGACACCGTGGACATCCTGGAGGCCGAAGGGTTCCGGGACTACCCGTTGCTGTGGCACTGCTTCGGCGCGGGCATGGAGCTGGCCGAACGGATCGTGGCCAACGGCTGGCACATTTCCATCCCCGGCACCGTCACTTTCCGCAAGCTTTCCGATGACGTCCAGGCCGCCGTGGCCCGTATTCCCTTCGAGCGGCTGCTCGTGGAGACGGACTGCCCGTATCTCGCCCCCGAGCCGTGGCGCGGCAAGCGCAACCATCCGGCCCTGTCCGTTTTCACCGCCCGCCGCGTGGCCCAGATCAAGGGCCGTCCCGTGGAGGACGTGTGGCGCATCGCGGGCGAGAACGCCCGTCGTTTCTTCGGCCTCTAG
- a CDS encoding tetratricopeptide repeat protein yields MKLFSRPDSHTALAALALLALLTVAGCAAGRNAAEPMPAQPMTESAQLDYDYLVYQDLLHQLQRHAQEGGRSAMTNKEAAEIHARAAAALDRILAQAPSPQLYVEKAGLYWNHPDGTGRSRAALKEGLDKFPDNRLLTLYLANSYVADHRANDAISIMDGFLARHPDDLEARERLGQMLMDAGQDARALDVLKQIPEKKRSADALYAMGRVQGNLGMRNAAIANLKKAVAMDPEFTEALVELAYQYELAKDYVAAEDIYGSILEQSDSFPEARLRLINLNLKLNDPGKALDLALSGPPSKSFILDAVLMFINEGFFAQGSTVLDMLTSGGTVPAEYYFYKAVIADEGENDPAKALSYLGEVKETDRLYPHALRFKAQLLAAQGKESEALAVAAKGKKLFPKAEIFYILEAGLRRQTGDLPGAEASLKEGLSLLENDPELTYELAMVYEAMGRRSEGMALMETLIRTHTDHANALNYVGYTLAEENRELDRALVLVTKASSLDPENGYILDSVAWVHFKKRDLEKAWEYIGYAVDVIEKDPTIWEHYGDIAAALGKTKEARKGYNFSLKYHSPHSDEVREKLKKL; encoded by the coding sequence CCCGCGCAGCCCATGACCGAATCGGCCCAACTCGACTACGACTATCTGGTCTACCAGGACCTCCTTCACCAGTTGCAGCGCCACGCCCAGGAGGGCGGCCGCAGCGCCATGACCAACAAGGAGGCCGCCGAAATCCACGCCAGGGCCGCAGCGGCCCTGGACCGAATCCTGGCCCAGGCCCCCTCGCCCCAGCTCTATGTGGAAAAGGCCGGCCTGTACTGGAACCACCCCGACGGCACGGGCCGGTCCCGCGCCGCCCTCAAGGAAGGGCTCGACAAGTTCCCGGACAACCGGCTGTTGACTCTTTATCTGGCCAACTCCTACGTCGCCGATCACCGCGCGAACGACGCCATTTCGATCATGGACGGCTTCCTCGCCCGGCATCCCGACGACCTTGAAGCCCGCGAACGGCTGGGCCAGATGCTCATGGACGCGGGACAGGACGCCAGGGCCCTGGACGTGCTCAAGCAGATTCCCGAAAAGAAACGATCCGCCGACGCCCTCTACGCAATGGGGCGGGTCCAGGGCAACCTGGGAATGCGCAACGCGGCCATCGCCAACCTCAAGAAGGCCGTGGCCATGGACCCGGAGTTCACCGAAGCCCTGGTGGAGCTGGCCTACCAGTACGAGCTGGCCAAGGACTACGTGGCCGCCGAGGATATTTACGGCTCCATCCTGGAGCAGAGCGACTCCTTCCCCGAGGCGCGGCTCAGGCTCATCAACCTGAACCTCAAGCTGAACGACCCGGGCAAGGCGCTCGACCTGGCCCTGTCCGGCCCGCCCTCCAAGAGCTTCATCCTGGACGCGGTGCTCATGTTCATCAACGAGGGATTCTTCGCCCAGGGGTCCACCGTCCTCGACATGCTCACCTCCGGCGGCACGGTGCCCGCCGAATACTACTTCTACAAGGCGGTCATCGCCGACGAGGGTGAAAACGATCCCGCCAAGGCCCTGTCCTATCTGGGCGAGGTCAAGGAGACGGACCGCCTCTACCCCCACGCCCTGCGCTTCAAGGCGCAACTTCTCGCTGCGCAAGGCAAGGAGAGCGAAGCTCTCGCCGTGGCCGCCAAGGGCAAGAAGCTCTTTCCCAAGGCCGAAATATTCTACATCCTCGAAGCCGGACTACGCAGGCAGACCGGCGACCTGCCCGGCGCCGAAGCCTCCCTCAAGGAGGGGCTGTCGCTGCTCGAAAATGACCCCGAGCTGACCTATGAGCTGGCCATGGTCTACGAAGCCATGGGCCGCCGCTCCGAGGGCATGGCCCTGATGGAAACCCTGATCCGCACCCACACCGACCACGCCAACGCGCTCAATTACGTGGGCTACACCCTGGCCGAGGAAAACCGCGAACTGGACCGCGCCCTGGTCCTGGTGACCAAGGCGTCCTCCCTCGACCCGGAGAACGGCTACATTCTCGACTCCGTGGCCTGGGTCCATTTCAAGAAGCGGGACCTGGAAAAGGCGTGGGAGTACATCGGCTACGCCGTGGACGTCATTGAGAAGGACCCGACCATCTGGGAACACTACGGCGACATCGCCGCGGCACTTGGCAAGACCAAGGAAGCGCGCAAGGGGTACAACTTCTCCCTGAAATACCACTCGCCCCATTCCGACGAAGTCAGGGAGAAACTGAAAAAGCTATGA
- the tkt gene encoding transketolase, which yields MTQTDKTIAVVKGLIMDGVAKANSGHPGGAMSSADYATILFSEFLNFNPDDSRWFNRDRFILSAGHESMLLYSLLHLNGFISMDDIKNFRQFGSLTPGHPEVHLTKGVEATTGPLGQGFAMSVGFASAEAYLREKLGADVMDHYTYVLSSDGDLQEPIALGAASLAGLWKLGKLIVFYDSNRIQLAGPTCKADCTDHRKVFEGLCWQVLEVDGHNHDEIREAIKAAQLETGKPTLIIGHTVMAKGCATLEGSHKTHGEPLKADEIAATKKKLGLPEESFYVPEDVVASYRARFDGLRKNAADWQSMLDSKLNDASFAEMWGHVIRSRSELSIDWPEFTPGESMATRKAWGTCLDAVMDSLPTLVGGSADLDPSNQTANFRNTYGDFAVDGYGARNFAFGVREFNMAAIMNGMQLHGGLLPFGATFLTFSDYCRNAIRMSALQELPVLYVFTHDSFWVGEDGPTHQPIEHVSSLRLIPDLIDLRPADANETRTCLDIALKQEKMPSTLFLTRQGLPILDPAEYPALTDGPRKGGYVLKDCEGTPDLILIASGSEVSLCLETAKLLKRKVRVVSMPSTKLFDDQPESYKNEVLPPEVTARAAAEAGRTTLWHKYVGLNGVVLGVDHFGASAPGKILSDKYGFTPENFAQMIREKY from the coding sequence ATGACACAGACGGACAAGACCATCGCCGTGGTCAAGGGACTGATCATGGACGGCGTGGCCAAGGCCAACTCGGGCCACCCGGGCGGGGCCATGTCCTCGGCCGACTACGCCACCATCCTCTTTTCCGAATTTCTGAACTTCAACCCCGACGACTCCCGGTGGTTCAACCGCGACCGCTTCATCCTCTCCGCCGGGCATGAGTCCATGCTGCTCTACAGCCTTCTGCACCTGAACGGCTTCATCTCCATGGACGACATCAAGAATTTCCGCCAGTTCGGTTCCCTGACCCCGGGCCACCCCGAGGTGCACCTGACCAAAGGCGTCGAGGCCACCACCGGCCCGCTGGGCCAGGGCTTCGCCATGTCCGTGGGCTTCGCCTCGGCCGAGGCGTACCTGCGCGAAAAGCTCGGCGCGGACGTCATGGACCACTACACCTACGTGCTCTCCTCCGACGGCGACCTGCAGGAGCCCATCGCCCTGGGCGCGGCCTCCCTGGCCGGACTGTGGAAGCTGGGCAAGCTCATCGTCTTCTACGACTCCAACCGTATCCAGTTGGCCGGTCCCACCTGCAAGGCTGACTGCACCGACCACCGCAAGGTCTTCGAGGGACTGTGCTGGCAGGTCCTGGAAGTGGACGGCCACAACCACGACGAAATCCGCGAGGCCATCAAGGCCGCGCAGCTCGAGACCGGCAAGCCCACCCTGATTATCGGCCACACGGTCATGGCCAAGGGTTGCGCCACCCTGGAAGGCAGCCACAAGACTCACGGCGAGCCCCTCAAGGCCGACGAGATCGCGGCCACCAAGAAGAAGCTCGGCCTGCCCGAGGAATCCTTCTACGTCCCCGAGGACGTGGTCGCCTCCTACCGCGCCCGGTTCGACGGCCTGCGCAAGAACGCCGCCGACTGGCAGTCCATGCTGGACTCCAAGCTGAACGACGCGTCCTTCGCCGAGATGTGGGGCCACGTGATCCGCTCCCGCTCCGAGCTGTCCATCGACTGGCCCGAGTTCACCCCCGGCGAAAGCATGGCCACCCGCAAGGCGTGGGGCACCTGCCTGGACGCCGTCATGGATTCCCTGCCCACCCTGGTGGGCGGCTCCGCCGACCTCGACCCGTCCAACCAGACCGCTAATTTCCGGAACACCTACGGCGACTTCGCCGTGGACGGCTACGGAGCGCGCAACTTCGCCTTCGGCGTGCGCGAGTTCAACATGGCGGCGATCATGAACGGTATGCAGCTGCATGGCGGCCTGCTCCCGTTCGGCGCCACCTTCCTGACCTTCTCCGACTACTGCCGCAACGCCATCCGCATGTCCGCCCTGCAGGAGCTGCCCGTCCTGTACGTCTTCACCCACGACTCCTTCTGGGTGGGCGAGGACGGCCCCACGCACCAGCCCATCGAGCACGTCAGCTCCCTGCGGCTCATTCCGGACCTCATCGACCTGCGTCCCGCCGACGCCAATGAGACCCGGACCTGCCTGGACATCGCGCTCAAGCAGGAGAAGATGCCCTCCACCCTGTTCCTGACCCGCCAGGGCCTGCCCATCCTCGACCCGGCCGAATACCCGGCGCTGACCGACGGCCCGCGCAAGGGCGGCTATGTGCTCAAGGACTGCGAAGGCACCCCGGATCTGATTCTCATCGCCTCCGGCTCGGAGGTGTCCCTCTGCCTCGAAACGGCCAAGCTCCTCAAGCGCAAGGTCCGCGTGGTATCCATGCCGTCGACCAAACTGTTTGACGACCAGCCTGAATCGTATAAAAATGAAGTTTTGCCGCCGGAAGTCACCGCGCGCGCCGCGGCCGAAGCAGGCCGGACCACCCTGTGGCACAAATATGTCGGCCTGAACGGCGTCGTTCTGGGCGTCGACCACTTCGGCGCCAGCGCCCCCGGCAAGATCCTGTCCGACAAGTACGGGTTCACCCCGGAGAACTTCGCCCAGATGATCCGGGAGAAATACTAG
- the rpiB gene encoding ribose 5-phosphate isomerase B has product MSKTIVIGSDHGGYHLKTACIKALKEWGFTVEDEGPDCLDSCDYPIFAAKVCNKLKADDEKLGVLICGTGQGMTMTANRMGVRAALCTNEFLARMAREHNDARCLCMGERVTGQGLALEILKVFLDTQFGGERHQRRIDLIDTVSL; this is encoded by the coding sequence GTGAGCAAGACCATAGTCATCGGCTCCGATCACGGGGGCTATCATCTCAAGACCGCCTGCATCAAGGCACTCAAGGAATGGGGCTTCACCGTGGAGGACGAAGGGCCGGACTGCCTGGATTCCTGCGACTACCCGATCTTTGCGGCCAAGGTGTGCAACAAGCTCAAGGCGGACGACGAAAAGCTCGGCGTGCTCATCTGCGGCACGGGCCAGGGCATGACCATGACCGCCAACCGCATGGGCGTCCGGGCGGCGCTGTGCACCAACGAATTTCTCGCCCGCATGGCCCGCGAGCACAACGACGCCCGCTGCCTGTGCATGGGTGAACGCGTCACCGGCCAAGGCCTCGCCCTGGAAATCCTCAAGGTCTTTCTCGACACGCAGTTCGGCGGCGAGCGGCACCAGCGGCGCATCGACCTCATCGACACTGTCTCCCTATAA
- a CDS encoding YkgJ family cysteine cluster protein has protein sequence MESDETKEFLDSLPELEEGKTYCFKCYPGIECFNACCSDLDMVLTPYDILRMRAALGMSSLDFLRVHAVGLHAPDTNFPVFKFKMLDNARRSCAFVTPEGCRIYEDRPGACRMYPLGRATRPDGKGGVLEQFFIVREEHCKGFFEKDEWTGESWKQDQGFKDYTAFNDRYMNILSRTRQLGHPISDKLSQMAVLAFYRIDDFQGFIQKMQLFERVEVDEKRQKAILENENVALSFAMDWFELVLFQDMTKLKPKNVPLRRKGVRPGGE, from the coding sequence ATGGAAAGCGACGAGACCAAGGAATTTCTGGACTCCCTTCCTGAACTGGAAGAGGGCAAGACATACTGTTTCAAGTGTTACCCGGGCATCGAGTGCTTCAACGCGTGCTGCTCGGACCTGGACATGGTTCTGACCCCCTATGACATCCTGCGTATGCGGGCCGCGCTGGGCATGTCCTCCCTCGACTTCCTGCGCGTCCACGCCGTGGGCCTCCATGCGCCGGACACCAACTTCCCCGTGTTCAAATTCAAGATGCTCGACAACGCCAGACGCTCCTGCGCCTTCGTCACCCCCGAGGGATGCCGCATCTACGAGGACCGGCCCGGCGCCTGCCGCATGTATCCGCTCGGAAGGGCCACCCGTCCCGACGGCAAGGGCGGCGTGTTGGAGCAGTTCTTCATCGTGCGCGAGGAGCATTGCAAAGGCTTTTTCGAAAAGGACGAATGGACCGGCGAGTCCTGGAAACAGGACCAGGGGTTCAAGGATTATACCGCGTTCAACGACAGGTACATGAACATCCTGTCCCGCACCCGCCAGCTCGGCCATCCCATTTCCGACAAGCTCAGCCAGATGGCCGTTCTCGCCTTCTACAGGATCGATGATTTCCAGGGCTTCATCCAGAAGATGCAGCTCTTCGAGCGAGTGGAGGTGGACGAGAAGCGGCAGAAGGCCATTCTCGAAAACGAGAACGTGGCCCTGTCCTTCGCCATGGACTGGTTCGAGCTCGTGCTCTTCCAGGATATGACCAAGCTCAAACCCAAAAACGTGCCCCTGCGCCGCAAGGGCGTTCGGCCCGGAGGAGAATAG
- a CDS encoding glycosyltransferase family 1 protein — protein sequence MRTFIFLPPVTKPTGGVTVLRRLADILHEAGHEAYLVAREKGGWRPDGLANAAPVLEWEALKLTESDVWMVPEGWINALAPGLYASAQCFSYVQNWAYLFSSMPEGVDWHSLPVEFLAVSDPVSRFVKETTCKDAPVLRPGIDRTLFRMPDAKPGGRVRVAYMPRKNKALVEQIKAIHQHRCGGSRVDWAPIDGMDAQGVAETLRASHIFLATGFPEGCPLPPLEAMACGCLPVGFTGFGGWDYMRQVQAAPRHTPWIPLREVPWGGNGLWCADGDVLDAALCLDDAVRMFQEKDPALMAALAAGQKTANAYSLEAQRTAVLELWEQL from the coding sequence ATGCGTACATTCATTTTTTTGCCGCCGGTAACCAAACCCACCGGGGGCGTCACCGTGCTCAGACGGCTGGCCGACATTCTGCACGAGGCCGGTCACGAGGCTTATCTCGTGGCCCGGGAGAAGGGCGGCTGGCGTCCCGACGGGCTGGCGAATGCCGCGCCGGTGTTGGAATGGGAAGCTTTGAAGCTGACCGAGTCGGACGTCTGGATGGTCCCCGAGGGGTGGATCAACGCCTTGGCTCCCGGCCTGTACGCGAGCGCCCAATGCTTCAGCTACGTCCAGAATTGGGCCTATCTCTTTTCCTCCATGCCCGAGGGGGTGGACTGGCACAGCCTGCCTGTGGAGTTTTTGGCCGTGTCCGATCCGGTCTCGCGGTTCGTCAAGGAAACCACCTGCAAGGACGCCCCGGTTCTGCGGCCCGGCATAGACCGGACCCTCTTCCGTATGCCAGACGCCAAGCCGGGCGGCCGGGTGCGGGTGGCCTACATGCCGCGCAAGAACAAGGCGTTGGTGGAGCAGATCAAGGCCATTCACCAGCACCGCTGCGGCGGGAGCCGGGTCGACTGGGCGCCCATCGACGGCATGGACGCGCAGGGCGTGGCCGAAACCCTCCGCGCGTCCCATATATTTTTGGCCACGGGGTTCCCCGAGGGGTGCCCCCTGCCGCCGCTGGAAGCCATGGCCTGCGGCTGCCTGCCGGTCGGTTTCACCGGCTTCGGCGGATGGGACTACATGCGCCAGGTCCAGGCCGCGCCGCGCCATACCCCGTGGATTCCCCTGCGCGAGGTCCCCTGGGGCGGCAACGGATTGTGGTGCGCCGACGGCGACGTGCTCGACGCCGCGCTCTGTCTGGACGACGCCGTGCGCATGTTCCAGGAAAAGGACCCGGCCCTTATGGCCGCCCTGGCCGCAGGCCAGAAAACCGCCAACGCCTATTCGCTTGAAGCCCAGAGGACGGCCGTTCTCGAGCTTTGGGAACAATTGTGA
- a CDS encoding PilZ domain-containing protein, producing MDRNKRHNTRIDAGFEAYVTVGDVVTPVSTRNLSLKGALLEGCGDCLAGTACELHLPLSPGIRIVVSGEIVRAMGEFAAMSFKEMDELSFTFLHRLVTLNAERPEEVDEELLRVFEKL from the coding sequence ATGGACAGGAATAAACGGCACAACACCCGCATCGACGCCGGGTTCGAGGCGTACGTCACCGTCGGCGACGTGGTCACCCCCGTGTCCACCCGGAACCTGAGCCTCAAGGGCGCGCTTCTCGAAGGTTGCGGAGACTGCCTCGCGGGGACGGCCTGCGAACTGCATCTGCCGCTCTCGCCGGGCATCCGCATAGTGGTGTCGGGAGAAATCGTCCGCGCCATGGGGGAATTCGCGGCCATGTCGTTCAAGGAAATGGACGAATTGAGCTTCACCTTCCTACACAGGCTGGTGACGCTTAACGCCGAGCGCCCCGAGGAAGTGGACGAGGAGCTCTTGCGCGTATTCGAGAAGCTCTAG
- a CDS encoding DMT family transporter — protein MNFLTPGMRLMLLGTFFFSIGSLFVKMAGSRLPTMEVLFVRGLVGVVLCLIMLRKSGAGMFGKRKVLLAARGLLGFGAMFADFYAIVHLPLADALVLIFSHPVTVALLAWALMGERLSKSAMFSIVMSLAGVTLVCRPGFLFGGAPELDPLGLVAALVSVFLTSWAILSVRVLAKTEPPAVVMLYPPIAISLLAPLFADGWIMPTVFEWGVLIGVGVFMNIGQFFMTKGYAIESAARISGVSTLEIVFAAMWGMMFLGEIPDLWTVGGGSLIIFGVLALGHSGVRERAAILRKGSAA, from the coding sequence ATGAATTTCCTCACTCCGGGCATGAGGCTCATGCTCCTCGGCACCTTCTTTTTCTCCATCGGCTCATTGTTCGTGAAGATGGCCGGGAGTCGTTTGCCCACCATGGAGGTGCTCTTCGTGCGCGGCCTGGTCGGCGTGGTGCTCTGCCTTATCATGCTGCGCAAGTCCGGGGCGGGTATGTTCGGCAAACGCAAAGTCCTGCTGGCCGCGCGCGGCCTCTTGGGATTCGGGGCCATGTTCGCCGATTTCTACGCCATCGTGCATCTGCCCCTGGCCGACGCCCTGGTGCTGATTTTCTCCCATCCCGTGACCGTGGCGCTGCTCGCCTGGGCGCTGATGGGCGAGCGGCTGTCCAAGAGCGCCATGTTCTCCATCGTCATGTCCCTGGCGGGCGTCACCCTGGTCTGTCGGCCGGGATTCCTGTTCGGCGGCGCGCCGGAGCTTGATCCTCTGGGGTTGGTGGCCGCCCTGGTCAGCGTGTTCCTTACTTCCTGGGCCATCCTGTCCGTGCGGGTGCTGGCCAAGACCGAGCCGCCCGCCGTGGTCATGCTCTATCCGCCCATCGCCATCAGCCTGCTCGCGCCGCTTTTCGCCGACGGCTGGATAATGCCGACCGTTTTCGAATGGGGCGTGCTTATCGGGGTGGGGGTGTTCATGAATATCGGCCAGTTCTTCATGACCAAGGGGTACGCCATCGAGTCCGCGGCGCGGATCAGCGGAGTGTCCACTCTGGAGATCGTGTTTGCGGCCATGTGGGGAATGATGTTCCTTGGAGAGATTCCCGACCTGTGGACCGTGGGCGGAGGGTCGCTCATCATCTTCGGCGTTCTGGCCCTCGGACACAGCGGCGTGCGGGAGCGGGCCGCGATCCTGAGAAAAGGCTCGGCGGCCTAG
- the glpX gene encoding class II fructose-bisphosphatase has product MEAPQKNLALDLVRVTEAAALACARWLGKGDKNAADQAAVDAMRLCFNTLEIQGEIKIGEGEKDEAPMLYAGEKLGLGTGPKVDIAVDPLEGTNLLANGRPNAISVVGVCPAGAMFDPGPSFYMQKLVVPAHAKDVVDIEAPTGHNLKLIARALDKDVDDLVVFVLDKPRHKKLISEIREAGARIQLHTDGDITGSLMAIDPRSEVDVMMGTGGTPEGVLSAIAIRIMGGEMFAKLDPQKQNEKNALSEFGMDIRRVLTVSDLVKSEDLFFAATGISGGTFLKGVTYHGHGAETSSLVMRGKTGTIRYVEAIHNWDALMRFSAVEYD; this is encoded by the coding sequence ATGGAAGCCCCACAGAAAAACCTCGCACTGGACTTGGTCCGTGTCACTGAAGCCGCCGCCCTGGCCTGCGCCCGCTGGCTCGGCAAAGGCGACAAGAACGCCGCCGACCAAGCGGCCGTCGACGCCATGCGCCTGTGCTTCAACACTCTTGAAATCCAAGGCGAAATCAAAATCGGCGAAGGCGAGAAGGACGAAGCGCCCATGCTCTACGCCGGTGAAAAGCTCGGCCTGGGCACCGGTCCCAAGGTGGACATTGCCGTGGACCCGCTGGAGGGCACCAACCTGCTTGCCAACGGCCGCCCCAACGCCATCTCCGTCGTAGGCGTCTGCCCGGCGGGCGCCATGTTCGATCCGGGCCCGAGCTTCTACATGCAGAAGCTGGTCGTCCCGGCCCACGCCAAGGACGTGGTGGACATCGAAGCCCCCACCGGCCACAACCTCAAGCTCATCGCCCGCGCCCTGGACAAGGACGTTGACGACCTGGTCGTCTTCGTGCTGGACAAGCCGCGCCACAAGAAGCTCATCTCCGAAATCCGCGAGGCGGGCGCGCGCATCCAACTGCATACCGACGGCGACATCACCGGCTCTCTCATGGCCATCGACCCGCGCAGCGAAGTCGACGTCATGATGGGCACCGGCGGAACTCCCGAAGGCGTGCTCTCGGCCATCGCCATCCGCATCATGGGCGGCGAGATGTTCGCCAAGCTCGACCCGCAGAAGCAGAATGAAAAGAACGCCCTGTCGGAATTCGGCATGGACATCCGCCGGGTGCTCACCGTGTCCGACCTGGTCAAGTCCGAGGACCTCTTCTTCGCCGCCACCGGCATTTCCGGCGGCACCTTCCTCAAGGGCGTCACCTACCACGGCCACGGAGCCGAGACCTCGTCCCTGGTCATGCGCGGCAAGACCGGCACCATCCGCTACGTGGAAGCCATCCACAACTGGGATGCGCTGATGCGCTTCTCCGCCGTGGAATACGACTAG